The Nostoc sp. 'Peltigera membranacea cyanobiont' N6 genome contains the following window.
TGCCTAGTGGAGTGCCATTGCAGCCACCTAAGCAGAGAGTTCGCGCCCCCGAACCCGTAGCACGAGAAGAGGAATGGACAGAAGACTATGTGGAAGAAGAAAGGCCACAGCGTCAGGTAATGAAGGCGCGGCAGTATGAATCTATTCAATATGAAGAAGACGACGAAGAAGATAACTGGAGTGAAGCAACGGGTAGCGACAGGTATCAACAACCGCAGCCGCTAAAGTATGAAGCCAAGCCTTACAGCAAGCCTTATGTTGATGAATACGATGATTATGACGATGTAGACGGCGATGCTTGGGAAGATGAGCCGAAGCCTGTGAATATTCCTAAGAAAGTTAAGGAAAGGCAGCCAGAATACGAAGAAGAAGGCGGATATTAACTAATTCGTAATTCGTAATTCGTAGTTCGTAATTCAACCGGAAGATTAGGAAGTATTTTAAGATTAATTCAGCCTTTTCCTTACTTACAAGGAGAGGGCTAATTTTTTAGCGAGGTTCGAGCCAGTTTTCTACTTTTAAATTAGGAACGCGAGAAAATTCACGGATGTTAGCGGTAATGAGAGTTAGAGCCCACATTCCGCACCCACAACTGTCACACCCCAAAGAAACGGAACTATTTAGGTCTAGAAACAAGACAGCAAATAGATACTCTGAATGCCGTTTGGAATAATTGACAGCATCTTCTAAGCGGTTCATAAATAAAGCGCGATTTGGGAGTCCCGTCAGTACATCGTGAAACGCAAGGTGTAGCAGTTGTGACTTGGCTCGTTTATGCTCTGTAATTTCACTCAGCAATTGCTGATTTGCTTTTGCCAGTTCCACTGTGCGTTTTGCCACTTGTTCTTGTGCTTGTTTAGCTTCGCTGATATCACGCAGCAACCAACGCCAGCCTACCAAATTTTCTTGTGAGTCATACACTGGAGATGCCCTGATACTAGCAGGAAAGGGGGTATCCACCCGTGGCTTTATCTCAATTACGCAGTCCTCTATCTCCTGCGAATTATTTATCAGGCAGCTAAATATCTGGCGGTCTTGTTGAGCAATAAACAGAATTAATGGTTTACCTACCAGATATTTTTGTCTCACAGAGAGCATAGTTTCTGCTGCATAGTTAGCCTCTAGGATCTTCCCGACGGTATTTTACCAAGTAACCATCCGGCGCAAAATCGAATAATTCTTGGTAACGCTGGCGTTCTTTCTCTGCTTCCGATCTTGTTACCTCTAGCTCCTCGGAGGCAGCCAATAGTTCTTCCATTGCCATTTGAAGTTCATCGAAAGCTGCTATTATTAGCTCTTGTTGTGAGTTCGGTTGAGTTGCAGTGCGCTGCCATATTCCTCGTACCCGCGATCGCAATTCCTCTATCTGCTGGCTAAAGTTATCTACATCCATGTTGCTTGAGCCACAAAACTATGAAGCGTGGGTGTAAGTAATAATCAAATCTAGATATCAATATAAATAGATACTAAAAAACTGGTATCTATACCAAGATACACTTCTAGTATTTATACGTTGTATTTTTAATTTTAGTATCTATGAAGCCCTGCAAGATGTCAAACCACACGGAGAAACTCTCCGATGAAAACGCTAACAACAGTTTGTGACTAATTAGTGAACTGTTCAGAAACTCCCCAAAAACTGCTAGCGTCAAACAAAGGATAAATATCGTTGTGGACTTTCGAGCTTGAAAACCCGTTCTAATTACTGGCAACTACTGCCTTATATCCGCCTCCAGTGGAAAACCATCACCAAGGGACTTATTGGTATCTTGGGATACGTATTAGCAACATTAGTGTTGATAAATCTTGCCGGTAAATTGGCAATTCCCTTTGCACAAGGTAATGTAGTAGCGATCGCTCAAATAACTGGTAGCTGTGCTTTAGTATTTCTTGTCAGAGGCTTGTTTCAGTCTATACAAGATATGTACATGGCGAAAGCTGCTTTGAGAGTTGCTTTTCATCTCCGCCAGCAAGTCTACGCTCATCTTCAAAAGCTAAATCTCAGCTTTTTTGAAACCGCAAAAGCAGGTGATTTATCTTACCGCCTCACCGAAGATGTTGACCGGGTTGGGGAAGTTGTCAATAAAGGATTTCACGACTTTATCCCCTGCATTTTGCAGTTGTTGGCAATTCCGATTTACATGATTTACCTGAATTGGCAACTGACACTAGCAACAGTCATAGTTGCACCACTGATGGGTATTTTAGTCGGCTGGTTTGGCGAACGGTTACGCAAGTATTCCTTAAAAAGTCAAAATCGCGTATCGGGTTTATCAGCCATCCTCGCGGAAGTTTTCAACGGTATTCGTTTGGTACAGGCTTTTGCTGCTGAAAATTACGAAATCGCCCGCTTTGGCCATGAAGCAGAACGCAGTCTCAAAGCCAAATATTCAGCCGAACGCCTGAAAGCGATTCAAATTCCCATCATCGGATTTTTGGAAGCCTTAAGTGCGTTATCGTTATTGATTGTGGGAGCGTGGCAAATTTCCCAAGATAACTTGACAGTGGCGAATTTTTTCAGCTATCTGGCGGCGGCAGCGCTGTTAATCGATCCCATTGGTCATACTACTAATAATTACAACGAATTTAAGCAGGGTGAGGCATCCGTTGACCGCGTTTTTGAATTGATGGCAATTCAGCCAACGGTGATTGAAAAGACCAATGCGATCGCTCTGCCTCCAGTCAATGGCAAAGTAGAATATCGTCATATTTCCTTTGCCTATAAGCCAGGTGAACCCGTATTAAAAGATATCAGCTTATTGGTATCGCCAGGTGAAGCGATCGCTCTTGTGGGTGCTTCTGGTGCTGGTAAAACCACATTTGTCAACCTTCTCCCCCGTTTTTACGACCCCGAAGTTGGTCAAATCTTCATTGACGGTGTTGATATTCGGGATGTCAAGCTGCATAGTCTGCGGCGACAAATTGGGATTGTTCCTCAAGAAACCATCATGTTTTCGGGGACAATTGCCCAAAATATCGCCTTTGGACAAAAAGCTTTTGACATGGAAGCAGTTAAAGAGGCGGCGAAAATTGCTAATGCTCATCAGTTTATTAGCCAACTGCCAGAAGGTTATCAGACTTGGGTGGGCGAACGTGGGGTAAACTTATCAGGAGGACAAAGACAAAGAATTGCGATCGCTCGTGCTGTTCTGCTCAATCCCCAAATCTTGATTCTTGATGAAGCGACATCAGCATTAGATTCGGAATCAGAGGCGTTGGTACAGG
Protein-coding sequences here:
- a CDS encoding PAS domain-containing protein: MLSVRQKYLVGKPLILFIAQQDRQIFSCLINNSQEIEDCVIEIKPRVDTPFPASIRASPVYDSQENLVGWRWLLRDISEAKQAQEQVAKRTVELAKANQQLLSEITEHKRAKSQLLHLAFHDVLTGLPNRALFMNRLEDAVNYSKRHSEYLFAVLFLDLNSSVSLGCDSCGCGMWALTLITANIREFSRVPNLKVENWLEPR
- a CDS encoding ABC transporter ATP-binding protein — translated: MKTRSNYWQLLPYIRLQWKTITKGLIGILGYVLATLVLINLAGKLAIPFAQGNVVAIAQITGSCALVFLVRGLFQSIQDMYMAKAALRVAFHLRQQVYAHLQKLNLSFFETAKAGDLSYRLTEDVDRVGEVVNKGFHDFIPCILQLLAIPIYMIYLNWQLTLATVIVAPLMGILVGWFGERLRKYSLKSQNRVSGLSAILAEVFNGIRLVQAFAAENYEIARFGHEAERSLKAKYSAERLKAIQIPIIGFLEALSALSLLIVGAWQISQDNLTVANFFSYLAAAALLIDPIGHTTNNYNEFKQGEASVDRVFELMAIQPTVIEKTNAIALPPVNGKVEYRHISFAYKPGEPVLKDISLLVSPGEAIALVGASGAGKTTFVNLLPRFYDPEVGQIFIDGVDIRDVKLHSLRRQIGIVPQETIMFSGTIAQNIAFGQKAFDMEAVKEAAKIANAHQFISQLPEGYQTWVGERGVNLSGGQRQRIAIARAVLLNPQILILDEATSALDSESEALVQEALERLMQKRTVFIIAHRLSTVRRCDRILVLEQGQIVESGTHEELLALEHRYARFYAQQFS